One Amycolatopsis tolypomycina DNA segment encodes these proteins:
- a CDS encoding error-prone DNA polymerase yields MGWNNPPVRWTDLARTLAGGVPPGDHGDSPAWGRHREGYRRPGDLPTRRNDDGAETVRVPYAELHCHSNFSFLDGASHPEELVEEAARLQLDAIALTDHDGMYGVVRFAEAARELGVDTVFGTELSFGLQGPQNGVPDPEGEHLLLLARGDQGYRALCRAITAGQIHHQAEKGRPIYDLGAVAEEVAGQCVVLTGCRKGAVRSALVTHGPAAAAEKLEELIDRFGRDNVYVELTDHRQPLDSTHNDLLTQLAGELNLPTVATTAAHYARPERAPLADALAAIRARRGIDELEGWLPAAGTAFLRSGAEMDVLFRRYPGAVRRSALLGMECAFPLKLIAPELPPFDVPDGYTETTYLRHLTEEGAKERFKGKAHQEKANEQIEHELAIIEELGFPGYFLIVWDIVRFCNDNDILCQGRGSAANSAVCYALGITKVDSVAYELLFERFLAPDRDGYPDIDLDIESDRREEAIQYVFRKHGRLRTAQVANVITYRARSAVRDAARALGYSPGQQDAWSKQIDRWGSLQSTEKDHDHDIPDDVVQLAFALEDFPRHLGIHSGGMVMCAEPVSQVVPVEWARMENRSVIQWEKEDCAAAGLVKFDLLGLGMLSALHYMIDLVAGYKGEKVDLAELDLADEKIYDMLCRADAIGVFQVESRAQLATLPRLQPREFYDLAVEVALIRPGPIQGGSVHPYIRRKQGREKWTYDHPLLKKALHKTKGVPLFQEQMMQIALDVANFTAAEADQLRHAMGSKRSDRKMERLREGFLAGAAANGVDDELAQKIFLKLKAFANFGFPESHALSFAHLVFSSAYFKFYHPDAFLAGLLRAQPMGFYSPQSLVADARRHDVTVHGPDINRSLPHATLEAGTGKFHDVRTGLSTVRKIGEDLAKRIVAEREANGEYRDLADVARRVRLTTPQLEALATAGAFAGFGGDRRQALWIAGAVAGERPEKLPGLVGAPAPVLPGMDGLDVAAADVWATGVSPDSYPTQFIRDRLDELGVVPASGLAELDDGARVLVGGAVTHRQRPATAAGVTFLNIEDETGMVNVICTLGLWQRYHRVARGSPALLIRGVLEKADGVVSVLAHRVEPLPMRIKAKSRDFR; encoded by the coding sequence ATGGGCTGGAACAACCCACCCGTCCGCTGGACGGACCTCGCCCGCACCCTGGCGGGCGGCGTCCCACCCGGCGACCACGGTGACAGCCCCGCCTGGGGCCGCCACCGCGAGGGCTACCGGCGACCCGGCGACCTCCCCACCCGGCGCAACGACGACGGCGCCGAGACCGTCCGGGTCCCCTACGCCGAACTGCACTGCCACTCCAACTTCAGCTTCCTCGACGGCGCCAGCCACCCCGAAGAGCTCGTCGAAGAGGCCGCGCGCCTCCAGCTCGACGCCATCGCCCTCACCGACCACGACGGCATGTACGGCGTCGTGCGCTTCGCCGAGGCCGCCCGTGAACTCGGCGTCGACACCGTCTTCGGCACCGAACTCAGCTTCGGCCTCCAGGGCCCGCAGAACGGCGTCCCCGACCCGGAAGGCGAGCACCTCCTGCTGCTCGCCCGCGGCGACCAGGGCTACCGGGCCCTCTGCCGCGCCATCACCGCCGGCCAGATCCACCACCAGGCCGAAAAGGGACGGCCGATCTACGACCTCGGCGCGGTCGCCGAGGAGGTCGCCGGGCAGTGCGTGGTGCTGACGGGCTGCCGCAAGGGCGCGGTGCGCTCGGCCCTCGTCACGCACGGCCCGGCGGCCGCCGCGGAGAAGCTCGAAGAGCTGATCGACCGCTTCGGCCGCGACAACGTCTACGTCGAGCTCACCGACCATCGCCAGCCGCTGGACAGCACCCACAACGACCTTCTGACGCAGCTCGCCGGCGAACTGAACCTCCCGACCGTCGCCACCACCGCAGCCCACTACGCCCGGCCCGAACGCGCCCCGCTCGCCGACGCCCTCGCCGCGATCCGGGCCCGGCGGGGGATCGACGAACTCGAAGGCTGGCTGCCCGCCGCCGGCACGGCCTTCCTGCGCAGCGGCGCCGAAATGGACGTCCTGTTCCGGCGCTACCCGGGCGCGGTCCGGCGCAGTGCCCTGCTGGGCATGGAATGCGCGTTCCCGCTGAAGCTGATCGCGCCCGAGCTGCCGCCCTTCGACGTCCCCGACGGCTACACCGAGACGACCTACCTGCGCCACCTGACGGAAGAAGGCGCGAAGGAACGCTTCAAAGGCAAGGCCCACCAGGAAAAAGCGAACGAACAGATCGAGCACGAGCTCGCCATCATCGAAGAGCTGGGCTTCCCCGGCTACTTCCTCATCGTCTGGGACATCGTCCGCTTCTGCAACGACAACGACATCCTCTGCCAGGGCCGCGGCTCGGCCGCCAACTCGGCCGTCTGCTACGCGCTCGGCATCACGAAGGTCGACTCCGTCGCCTACGAACTGCTCTTCGAGCGCTTCCTCGCCCCGGACCGCGACGGCTACCCCGACATCGACCTCGACATCGAGTCCGACCGCCGCGAGGAGGCCATCCAGTACGTCTTCCGGAAACACGGCAGGCTGCGGACGGCCCAGGTCGCGAACGTGATCACCTACCGCGCCCGGTCGGCCGTCCGCGACGCCGCGCGGGCGCTGGGCTACTCGCCGGGCCAGCAGGACGCCTGGAGCAAGCAGATCGACCGCTGGGGTTCCCTGCAGAGCACCGAAAAAGACCACGACCACGACATCCCGGACGACGTCGTGCAGCTCGCCTTCGCCCTTGAAGACTTCCCGCGCCACCTGGGCATCCACTCCGGCGGCATGGTCATGTGCGCCGAGCCGGTGAGCCAGGTCGTCCCGGTCGAGTGGGCGCGGATGGAGAACCGCAGCGTCATCCAGTGGGAGAAGGAAGACTGCGCGGCCGCCGGGCTGGTCAAGTTCGACCTGCTCGGCCTCGGCATGCTCTCGGCGCTGCACTACATGATCGACCTCGTCGCCGGGTACAAGGGCGAAAAGGTCGACCTGGCCGAGCTCGACCTCGCCGACGAGAAGATCTACGACATGCTCTGCCGCGCCGACGCGATCGGCGTCTTCCAGGTGGAAAGCCGCGCCCAACTGGCGACGCTGCCGCGGCTGCAGCCCCGCGAGTTCTACGACCTCGCCGTCGAGGTCGCGCTGATCCGGCCCGGTCCGATCCAGGGCGGCTCGGTGCACCCGTACATCCGCCGCAAGCAGGGCCGCGAAAAGTGGACCTACGACCACCCGCTGCTGAAGAAGGCGCTGCACAAGACCAAGGGCGTGCCGCTGTTCCAGGAGCAGATGATGCAGATCGCACTGGACGTCGCGAACTTCACGGCGGCCGAGGCCGACCAGCTGCGGCACGCGATGGGCTCGAAGCGGTCGGACCGCAAGATGGAGCGGCTGCGGGAGGGGTTCCTCGCCGGTGCCGCCGCGAACGGCGTCGACGACGAGCTCGCGCAGAAGATCTTCCTGAAGCTCAAGGCGTTCGCCAACTTCGGCTTCCCCGAGAGCCACGCGCTGAGCTTCGCGCACCTGGTCTTTTCGAGCGCCTACTTCAAGTTCTACCACCCGGACGCGTTCCTCGCGGGCCTGCTGCGCGCGCAGCCGATGGGCTTCTACTCCCCGCAGTCGCTGGTCGCCGACGCGCGGCGCCACGACGTCACCGTGCACGGCCCGGACATCAACCGCAGCCTGCCGCACGCCACGCTGGAGGCGGGCACCGGGAAGTTCCACGACGTGCGCACGGGGCTGAGCACCGTGCGGAAGATCGGCGAGGACCTGGCGAAGCGGATCGTGGCCGAGCGGGAGGCCAACGGGGAGTACCGCGACCTGGCCGACGTCGCCCGCCGCGTCCGGCTGACCACGCCCCAGCTCGAGGCGCTCGCCACGGCCGGGGCGTTCGCCGGCTTCGGCGGGGATCGCCGTCAGGCGCTGTGGATCGCGGGCGCGGTCGCCGGGGAACGCCCGGAGAAGCTGCCCGGCCTGGTCGGCGCGCCGGCGCCGGTGCTGCCCGGGATGGACGGGCTCGACGTCGCGGCGGCGGACGTCTGGGCCACCGGGGTTTCCCCGGACAGCTACCCGACCCAGTTCATCCGCGACCGCCTCGACGAGCTCGGCGTCGTCCCGGCGAGCGGACTGGCCGAACTCGACGACGGCGCGCGCGTGCTGGTCGGCGGCGCGGTCACGCACCGGCAGCGCCCGGCGACCGCGGCCGGCGTCACCTTCCTCAACATCGAGGACGAGACGGGGATGGTCAACGTGATCTGCACGCTCGGGCTGTGGCAGCGCTACCACCGGGTGGCGCGCGGCAGCCCGGCGCTGCTGATCCGCGGCGTGCTGGAGAAGGCCGACGGCGTGGTCAGCGTCCTCGCCCACCGCGTCGAGCCACTGCCGATGCGCATCAAGGCGAAGTCGCGGGACTTCAGGTGA
- a CDS encoding DUF5336 domain-containing protein, giving the protein MTFPSGGPGYPQQGGGQQPPGPPSSGFPAQQPPPSHQASSGGAGLPQNLPLLLSLVVAGLGVVQYFLGFSDDGDVGLGGVFLLGGGLLAAMQLLPKGPKTLPFAALFSVLGALGVLDTLIAMQTSPGIVTVILILAILQMLVAVGALLIEQDIIKPPSPKPAAPSYSGQYGQPGQQGQQQFGQPGQPGQPGQQFGQPGHGPGPVAPTGEPSAPFSQGQYGSPNPPSTTPPPGQQATTYAPQQGQFFQQPPPENPGTPPGGFGKTN; this is encoded by the coding sequence ATGACCTTCCCCAGCGGTGGGCCCGGCTACCCCCAGCAGGGTGGCGGCCAGCAGCCCCCCGGACCGCCGTCCAGTGGCTTCCCGGCGCAGCAGCCGCCGCCTTCGCACCAGGCGTCCTCCGGTGGTGCGGGCCTGCCGCAGAACCTCCCGCTGCTGCTTTCGCTGGTCGTCGCCGGCCTCGGCGTCGTGCAGTACTTCCTCGGCTTCTCCGACGACGGCGACGTCGGCCTCGGCGGGGTGTTCCTGCTGGGCGGCGGCCTGCTCGCCGCGATGCAGCTGCTGCCGAAGGGCCCGAAGACGCTGCCGTTCGCGGCGCTGTTCAGCGTCCTCGGCGCGCTCGGCGTCCTCGACACGCTGATCGCGATGCAGACGTCGCCCGGCATCGTCACCGTCATCCTGATCCTGGCGATCCTGCAGATGCTCGTCGCGGTCGGCGCGCTGCTGATCGAGCAGGACATCATCAAGCCGCCGTCGCCGAAGCCCGCCGCGCCGTCCTACAGCGGCCAGTACGGCCAGCCGGGTCAGCAGGGCCAGCAGCAGTTCGGCCAGCCGGGTCAGCCCGGCCAGCCGGGTCAGCAGTTCGGCCAGCCCGGCCACGGGCCGGGGCCGGTCGCCCCGACCGGTGAGCCGTCGGCGCCGTTCTCGCAGGGCCAGTACGGCTCGCCGAACCCGCCGTCGACCACGCCGCCGCCGGGTCAGCAGGCCACGACGTACGCCCCGCAGCAGGGCCAGTTCTTCCAGCAGCCGCCGCCGGAGAACCCGGGCACGCCGCCCGGCGGTTTCGGCAAGACGAACTGA
- the sucD gene encoding succinate--CoA ligase subunit alpha: MSIFLNENSKVIVQGLTGSEGMKHATKMLKSGTNIVGGVNARKAGQTVTIEGKDLKVFGTVEEAIKETGADVSVIFVPPKFAKDAVIEAIDAEIPLAVVITEGIPVHDSAYFWAHAVAKGNTTRIIGPNCPGVISPGKSNAGIIPADITGPGSIGLVSKSGTLTYQMMYELRDIGFSTAVGIGGDPIIGTTHIDALEAFEADPETKVIVMIGEIGGDAEERAAAYIKENVTKPVVGYVAGFTAPEGKTMGHAGAIVSGSSGTAAAKKEALEAAGVKVGKTPSETAVLARELYNNLG; this comes from the coding sequence ATGTCGATCTTCCTGAACGAGAACAGCAAGGTCATCGTCCAGGGGCTCACCGGCTCCGAGGGCATGAAGCACGCCACCAAGATGCTGAAGTCCGGCACGAACATCGTGGGCGGCGTCAACGCCCGCAAGGCCGGCCAGACCGTCACCATCGAGGGCAAGGACCTCAAGGTCTTCGGCACCGTCGAAGAGGCGATCAAGGAGACCGGCGCCGACGTGTCGGTCATCTTCGTGCCGCCGAAGTTCGCCAAGGACGCGGTCATCGAGGCGATCGACGCCGAGATCCCGCTCGCCGTGGTGATCACCGAGGGCATCCCGGTGCACGACTCGGCCTACTTCTGGGCCCACGCCGTCGCCAAGGGCAACACGACCCGGATCATCGGCCCGAACTGCCCCGGCGTGATCAGCCCCGGCAAGTCGAACGCCGGCATCATCCCGGCCGACATCACCGGCCCCGGCTCCATCGGCCTCGTGTCGAAGTCCGGCACGCTGACCTACCAGATGATGTACGAGCTGCGGGACATCGGTTTCTCGACCGCGGTCGGCATCGGCGGTGACCCGATCATCGGCACCACGCACATCGACGCCCTCGAGGCGTTCGAGGCCGACCCCGAGACCAAGGTCATCGTGATGATCGGCGAGATCGGCGGCGACGCCGAAGAGCGCGCCGCGGCCTACATCAAGGAGAACGTGACGAAGCCGGTCGTCGGTTACGTCGCGGGCTTCACCGCGCCCGAGGGCAAGACCATGGGCCACGCGGGCGCCATCGTGTCGGGCTCCTCCGGCACGGCCGCCGCCAAGAAGGAGGCCCTCGAGGCCGCCGGCGTCAAGGTCGGCAAGACCCCGAGCGAGACCGCCGTCCTCGCGCGTGAGCTGTACAACAACCTCGGCTGA
- a CDS encoding GNAT family N-acetyltransferase, with protein sequence MELTDARPEDVPELLVLQRCCWVQEAVLNDTLDIPALHETLEDVRDWTKTWSVWVLRQDHRLVGAVRARLDGDRWELGRLMVAPDLAGRGYGRRLLAHAEAQAPAEARWFALFTGARSTRNIALYQRAGYRLTAAPAAGGHIRGAVYLEKAVTLREKPGPAA encoded by the coding sequence GTGGAGCTCACCGACGCCCGCCCCGAAGACGTCCCGGAACTGCTGGTCCTGCAACGCTGCTGCTGGGTGCAGGAAGCCGTCCTCAACGACACCCTCGACATCCCCGCCCTGCACGAAACCCTCGAAGACGTGCGCGACTGGACCAAGACGTGGTCGGTGTGGGTGCTGCGGCAGGACCACCGCCTCGTCGGGGCCGTGCGGGCCCGCCTGGACGGCGACCGGTGGGAACTCGGCAGGCTGATGGTCGCGCCGGACCTTGCCGGACGCGGCTACGGCCGGCGGCTGCTCGCCCATGCCGAAGCGCAGGCACCCGCCGAAGCCCGGTGGTTCGCTCTCTTCACCGGGGCGCGCAGCACCCGCAACATCGCGCTCTACCAGCGGGCCGGCTACCGGCTCACCGCCGCACCCGCCGCCGGCGGCCACATCCGCGGTGCGGTCTACCTGGAGAAGGCCGTCACCCTGCGCGAAAAACCCGGTCCGGCCGCCTGA
- the purH gene encoding bifunctional phosphoribosylaminoimidazolecarboxamide formyltransferase/IMP cyclohydrolase: MSTDLGRRPVRRALIGVSDKAGLLDLATGLHAAGVEIVSTGGTAKAIADAGVPVTPVEQVTGFPESLDGRVKTLHPNVHAGLLADQGNPDHVEQLRNLDIAAFDLLVVNLYPFAQTVASGASFEDCVENIDIGGPAMVRAAAKNHGSVAVVVDPARYGWVLERVADGGFEFEDRKRLAAQAYAHTAAYDTAVASWFASAYAPADDAGFPDFLGATWERADVLRYGENPHQKAALYKSQNPGLAHAEQLHGKAMSYNNYVDTDAARRAAYDFAEPAVAIIKHANPCGLAIGVDVAEAHRKAHACDPVSAYGGVIATNRPVSREAAEQIAEVFTEVVLAPDFDAEALEILQRKKNIRLLKLPAAPAFPVEFRPISGGVLLQTADAIDAEGDDPANWKLATGAPADEQTLRDLEFAWRSLRAVKSNAILLASGGATVGVGMGQVNRVDSSRLAVSRAGDRAKGAVGASDAFFPFPDGLEVLAEAGVRAIVQPGGSVHDPEVIAAAEKAGVTMYLTGTRHFAH; this comes from the coding sequence GTGAGCACTGACCTGGGACGGCGCCCGGTCCGCCGGGCGCTGATCGGCGTCTCGGACAAGGCGGGCCTCCTGGACCTCGCGACCGGCCTGCACGCGGCCGGCGTCGAGATCGTCTCCACCGGCGGCACGGCGAAGGCCATCGCCGACGCCGGCGTCCCGGTCACGCCGGTCGAGCAGGTCACCGGGTTCCCGGAGTCGCTGGACGGCCGCGTCAAGACGCTGCACCCGAACGTGCACGCCGGGCTCCTGGCCGACCAGGGCAACCCCGACCACGTCGAGCAGCTGCGCAACCTGGACATCGCGGCGTTCGACCTGCTGGTCGTGAACCTGTACCCGTTCGCGCAGACCGTCGCCTCCGGCGCGAGCTTCGAGGACTGCGTCGAGAACATCGACATCGGCGGCCCGGCCATGGTCCGCGCGGCGGCGAAGAACCACGGCAGCGTCGCGGTCGTCGTCGACCCGGCCCGCTACGGCTGGGTGCTCGAGCGCGTCGCCGACGGCGGCTTCGAGTTCGAAGACCGCAAGCGTCTCGCGGCGCAGGCGTACGCGCACACGGCGGCGTACGACACTGCTGTCGCTTCGTGGTTCGCCAGCGCGTACGCGCCGGCGGACGACGCCGGCTTCCCGGACTTCCTCGGCGCCACCTGGGAACGCGCGGACGTCCTGCGCTACGGCGAGAACCCGCACCAGAAGGCCGCGCTGTACAAGAGCCAGAACCCGGGCCTGGCGCACGCCGAGCAGCTGCACGGCAAGGCCATGTCCTACAACAACTACGTCGACACCGACGCCGCCCGCCGCGCCGCGTACGACTTCGCCGAGCCCGCCGTCGCGATCATCAAGCACGCCAACCCGTGCGGTCTCGCGATCGGCGTCGACGTCGCCGAAGCGCACCGCAAGGCGCACGCGTGCGACCCGGTTTCGGCCTACGGCGGCGTCATCGCGACGAACCGGCCGGTCAGCCGCGAGGCCGCCGAGCAGATCGCCGAGGTCTTCACCGAGGTCGTGCTGGCCCCGGACTTCGACGCCGAAGCCCTGGAGATCCTGCAGCGCAAGAAGAACATCCGCCTGCTGAAGCTGCCCGCGGCCCCGGCGTTCCCGGTCGAGTTCCGCCCGATCTCCGGTGGCGTCCTGCTGCAGACGGCCGACGCGATCGACGCCGAAGGCGACGACCCCGCCAACTGGAAGCTCGCCACCGGCGCCCCGGCCGACGAGCAGACCCTGCGCGACCTCGAGTTCGCGTGGCGCTCGCTGCGCGCGGTCAAGTCCAACGCCATCCTGCTGGCCAGCGGCGGCGCGACCGTCGGGGTCGGCATGGGCCAGGTCAACCGGGTCGACTCCTCGCGGCTCGCGGTCTCGCGGGCGGGCGACCGGGCCAAGGGCGCGGTCGGCGCGTCGGACGCGTTCTTCCCGTTCCCGGACGGCCTGGAGGTGCTGGCCGAGGCGGGTGTGCGCGCGATCGTGCAGCCCGGCGGCTCGGTCCACGACCCCGAGGTCATCGCGGCCGCGGAGAAGGCGGGCGTCACCATGTACCTGACGGGGACGCGTCACTTCGCGCACTGA
- the purN gene encoding phosphoribosylglycinamide formyltransferase: MELPTPVKLVVLASGSGTLLQAVLDATGRSGFPAKVVAVGADRTGIEALTRAERLSIPAFTVRVADHPDRAAWDKALTEAVAAYRPDLVVSAGFMKILGEQFLGRFTVVNTHPALLPSFPGMHAVRDALEAGVKVTGSTVHFADAGVDTGPIIAQEAVVVESDDDENVLHERIKAVERRLLVETIERLGRGGCTVDGRKVTFREH; encoded by the coding sequence TTGGAGCTGCCCACCCCGGTGAAGCTCGTCGTGCTCGCGTCGGGCTCCGGCACCCTCCTGCAGGCGGTGCTGGACGCCACCGGGCGGTCCGGTTTCCCGGCCAAGGTCGTCGCCGTCGGCGCCGACCGCACCGGTATCGAAGCCCTCACCCGCGCCGAGCGGCTGAGCATCCCGGCGTTCACCGTCCGCGTCGCCGACCACCCCGACCGCGCCGCGTGGGACAAGGCACTCACCGAGGCCGTCGCCGCGTACCGGCCCGACCTGGTCGTCTCCGCCGGGTTCATGAAGATCCTCGGTGAGCAGTTCCTCGGCCGCTTCACGGTGGTCAACACGCACCCGGCGCTGCTCCCGTCCTTCCCGGGGATGCACGCGGTCCGCGACGCGCTCGAAGCCGGGGTCAAGGTCACCGGCTCGACCGTGCACTTCGCGGACGCCGGGGTCGACACCGGGCCGATCATCGCCCAGGAGGCGGTCGTCGTGGAGAGCGACGACGACGAAAACGTCCTGCACGAACGGATCAAGGCCGTCGAACGCAGGCTGCTGGTGGAAACGATCGAGCGACTCGGCCGCGGTGGCTGCACCGTGGACGGACGAAAGGTGACATTTCGTGAGCACTGA
- a CDS encoding DNA polymerase Y family protein has protein sequence MLVLWCPDWPAVSAAAVHHVAADRPVGVFSANRVVACNAVARRGGVRRGMRRRDAQSNCPELAVFAADDGRDARLFEDVACAVERLVVGVEVVRPGLVAVPVDGAARYFGGEHALVERLLDEIAAAAGVECQIGVADGLFAATLAARLGTFVEPGRAAHFLAPLPVTELDQAEADRAELVDLLRRLGLKTLGAFAALPERDVANRFGVAGLLAHRLARGHSERPPLRRRPPPELGLVEEFDPVVERVDVAAFLAKGLATRFCGALAGHGLACTRLGIYAVTAEGEHLGRVWRCAEPLTPDGVADRVRWQFEGWLRAAPAQRPTSGVVRLRLEPEEVVEGRSLQLDLWRTGGSGDEDERAARAFVRVQGLLGPEGVLTPVLDGGRDPAGRVRLVPWGDPREQTTPPDATWPGRLPTPSPATVLARPVPAQVFDDDGRPVGVTGRDRLTAPPRRLSIAGGPGREVVAWAGPWPLSGDRRRPGPRRARLQLVLAGEGDGPPEAVLVHCAGTENPLWTVEGVYD, from the coding sequence ATGCTGGTCCTCTGGTGCCCGGACTGGCCCGCCGTCTCCGCTGCGGCCGTCCACCACGTTGCCGCCGATCGGCCTGTTGGTGTCTTCAGCGCCAACCGGGTCGTTGCCTGCAACGCCGTCGCGCGGCGGGGTGGGGTCCGGCGGGGGATGCGGCGGCGGGATGCCCAGTCGAACTGTCCCGAACTCGCCGTCTTCGCGGCCGACGACGGGCGGGACGCCCGGCTCTTCGAAGACGTCGCGTGCGCCGTCGAACGGCTTGTGGTCGGGGTCGAAGTCGTGCGGCCCGGGCTCGTTGCCGTTCCCGTCGACGGCGCCGCCCGGTACTTCGGCGGGGAACACGCGCTCGTCGAACGGCTTCTCGACGAGATCGCCGCCGCGGCCGGGGTCGAATGCCAGATCGGTGTCGCCGACGGCCTCTTCGCCGCGACGCTCGCCGCGCGCCTGGGCACCTTCGTCGAACCCGGGCGGGCCGCCCACTTCCTCGCGCCGCTTCCGGTCACCGAGCTCGACCAGGCCGAGGCGGACCGGGCGGAGCTCGTCGACCTGCTGCGACGGCTCGGGCTGAAGACGCTCGGCGCCTTCGCCGCCCTGCCGGAACGTGACGTCGCCAACCGCTTCGGGGTCGCCGGGCTGCTCGCCCACCGGCTGGCGCGCGGCCACTCCGAACGGCCGCCGCTGCGCCGCCGTCCGCCGCCCGAACTCGGTCTCGTCGAGGAGTTCGACCCCGTCGTCGAACGCGTCGACGTCGCGGCGTTCCTGGCCAAGGGCCTCGCGACGCGGTTCTGCGGCGCCCTCGCCGGGCATGGCCTCGCCTGCACCCGGCTCGGCATCTACGCCGTCACCGCGGAAGGCGAACACCTCGGCCGCGTGTGGCGGTGCGCGGAACCGCTGACGCCCGACGGCGTCGCCGATCGCGTGCGCTGGCAGTTCGAGGGCTGGCTGCGCGCCGCGCCCGCGCAGCGCCCGACGTCCGGCGTCGTCCGGCTGCGGCTCGAACCCGAGGAAGTCGTCGAAGGGCGATCGCTGCAGCTCGACCTCTGGCGCACCGGCGGCTCCGGTGACGAAGACGAGCGCGCGGCCCGCGCGTTCGTGCGGGTCCAAGGACTGCTCGGGCCCGAAGGCGTGCTCACCCCGGTGCTCGACGGCGGCCGCGACCCCGCGGGCCGCGTCCGGCTGGTGCCCTGGGGCGACCCGCGCGAACAGACGACGCCGCCGGACGCGACCTGGCCGGGGCGGCTGCCGACCCCGTCGCCGGCGACGGTCCTCGCGCGGCCGGTGCCGGCGCAGGTCTTCGACGACGACGGCCGGCCCGTCGGCGTCACGGGCCGCGACCGGCTGACCGCACCCCCGCGACGGCTGAGCATCGCGGGCGGCCCGGGCCGGGAGGTCGTCGCCTGGGCGGGACCGTGGCCGCTGTCCGGCGACCGACGGCGGCCGGGGCCGCGGCGGGCGCGCCTGCAGCTGGTGCTGGCCGGCGAAGGCGACGGGCCGCCCGAAGCGGTGCTGGTGCACTGCGCGGGCACGGAAAATCCACTGTGGACGGTCGAGGGAGTGTACGACTGA
- a CDS encoding DUF6350 family protein, with amino-acid sequence MRIMELLTDEPHPPGEAVGEPGPGPEPAAASRPRVLLAAALGPLITGYAAVATVLAVVALTAGRAAFSGTGVLLAAGPGWLAAHQVRLGIGGHPLGVLPLLPTLGVLALTVRTASGAARRLGCRSFREARPVLVAITGAHAVFGLVVALCAQGSPVTANPVAAFAVPGLLAAAASVAGIVRSCGLPDAVADRLDPLALRGLRTGATSLAVLVACGAAVFTVATGLSWSTVASTYEPGLGTSAGLFLLSLLYLPNAVTAAMSFVTGPGFSIGSLTVGMFGYRGGPVPAVPLLGGLPEQHAAWWPALLVLPAAAGALAGWSLRRVDADPAQRIRAVAVAGAVVALGCVVLGTLAGGRLGDGLFDPVSVPVGVASIVAFCWIVIPGSFVAFFAGEHEPPAPPPEALEDNEAFEDADDVDPEEASEAVEELEASEEDEAEPDEDAEFEAEADAELGLEDPPLSRESAASAPAPLSRESAAEVGEAVTGGTETCGDVEPAEGDR; translated from the coding sequence GTGCGGATCATGGAGCTGCTCACCGACGAACCCCACCCGCCGGGTGAAGCGGTGGGCGAACCCGGGCCCGGTCCCGAACCCGCCGCGGCGTCGCGGCCGCGCGTGCTGCTCGCCGCCGCGCTCGGCCCGCTGATCACCGGCTACGCCGCCGTCGCGACCGTGCTGGCCGTGGTCGCCCTCACCGCCGGCCGCGCCGCTTTCTCCGGCACCGGCGTGCTGCTCGCCGCCGGGCCCGGCTGGCTCGCCGCGCACCAGGTGCGCCTCGGCATCGGCGGGCACCCGCTCGGCGTGCTGCCGCTGCTGCCGACGCTGGGCGTGCTCGCGCTGACCGTGCGGACGGCGTCCGGCGCCGCCCGCCGCCTCGGCTGCCGGTCCTTCCGCGAAGCCCGGCCGGTGCTGGTTGCGATCACCGGGGCGCACGCGGTGTTCGGGCTCGTCGTCGCGCTCTGCGCGCAGGGCTCGCCGGTGACGGCGAACCCCGTGGCGGCCTTCGCCGTGCCCGGGCTGCTCGCCGCCGCGGCGTCGGTCGCCGGCATCGTCCGGTCGTGCGGGCTGCCGGACGCCGTCGCGGACCGCCTCGACCCGCTCGCCCTGCGCGGGCTGCGCACCGGCGCGACGAGCCTGGCGGTCCTGGTGGCCTGCGGCGCCGCCGTGTTCACCGTCGCGACCGGGCTGTCGTGGTCGACGGTGGCCAGCACGTACGAACCCGGCCTGGGCACGAGCGCCGGGCTCTTCCTGCTCTCGCTGCTGTACCTGCCGAACGCCGTGACGGCCGCGATGTCCTTCGTCACCGGGCCCGGGTTCTCGATCGGGTCGCTCACCGTCGGGATGTTCGGCTACCGCGGCGGCCCGGTGCCCGCCGTCCCGCTGCTCGGCGGCCTGCCCGAGCAGCACGCGGCCTGGTGGCCGGCGCTGCTGGTGCTGCCCGCGGCGGCCGGCGCGCTGGCCGGCTGGTCGCTGCGCAGGGTCGACGCCGATCCGGCGCAGCGCATCCGCGCGGTCGCGGTCGCCGGCGCCGTCGTCGCGCTCGGCTGCGTCGTGCTGGGGACGCTGGCCGGCGGGCGGCTCGGCGACGGCCTGTTCGATCCGGTGAGCGTCCCCGTCGGGGTCGCCTCGATCGTGGCGTTCTGCTGGATCGTCATCCCGGGTTCGTTCGTCGCCTTCTTCGCGGGCGAGCACGAGCCACCCGCGCCGCCGCCCGAAGCCCTCGAAGACAACGAGGCCTTCGAGGACGCCGACGACGTCGACCCCGAAGAAGCGTCCGAAGCCGTCGAGGAGCTGGAAGCGTCCGAAGAGGACGAAGCAGAACCCGACGAGGACGCGGAGTTCGAAGCCGAGGCCGACGCCGAGCTCGGCCTCGAAGACCCGCCACTTTCACGTGAAAGTGCCGCCTCTGCCCCCGCGCCACTTTCACGTGAAAGCGCCGCCGAAGTCGGCGAGGCTGTGACCGGAGGCACCGAGACCTGCGGCGACGTCGAGCCGGCCGAGGGCGACCGTTAG